GGAATCACACTGATTTTTCCCATATTCAGATCGAAGATAACTCCTACAACATTCAAAAAAACTGCCGTTGAATATTCCATTTGCAGGACCACATCTGTTAAACCATATTTCCTTTTTAAGCAGACAACAAGAGACTACAGTCATTGTGTAAAGATAAATTGTCCTTATATGATCATACTAATTTAGTCTGCTTTGATAACTTTCACTTGATTTTTCTGAGTGCAATCAACAAACAAGGAAATGCCATTTGGACACAAGGAGTGTGTAATATTGGTAACAACCAATGACAAAATTTCTTGGAACCAAAGTACAGTTTATTTATAAttagaaaaattaaacaaattgcACAGTGAATTACCATTTATAAAATGTTTGAAGAAATACTATTTACATACTTTCTTCTTTGGGCAGCATTCTGGAAGACATTCTTTCTCATCCATAAGATAACTCAAATCAGTGCCAACTTCTAGTTCTTGGggtttttgtcccctaaaagtAAATTTGGAAATTATCAATAGATTATGAAACTGTATAACTACTCACTTAACGAATAACCTAGCTCCCACTAAGCCTTTGAGAACAGCTTTGTTACCCTCTATCAACAAAGTAGAACCCTCTCTTAGACCTAGGACAACCTCACCGTGCTCTGTTTCCAGAAACTGCAATATCCTTTCTTCTCTTGTTTCGCCCTTATGTTTTGAGTTTGCTTCAGGATCCACATAATGTGGATTGATATTAAATGGTACTAAATTTAGAGCATCAAAACTAGGTGGATAAACGATAGGCATATCATTTGTAGTATGGATGCTTTTAGTTGCAATGTTTGTTCCTAGTCATTAATTTAATTAGTCAATTAGGTATATTTACCAATGATAATTTCTTTCTAACTACCTGCACTAGTCCCCATATAGATAAGTCCTTCATTCATTACTCTTGATCTAATCAAATCAATAAGTTTATGGTCATATAAAGTTTTCAGCAATAGGAAAGTGTTTCCACCTCCCACAAACACTGATTTGGCTGATTTTACAGCTTCGAAGGGGTTTTTAGATTCGTGTATTCCAGTCATATTGAATCCTATAACATTTTTCAGAGAAATAACTATGATTCAAATATTTTCCAATAGTTTAccccattttgtgaaaacatttttcaccttttccaAATAGGATCCGTGATCTTTCAATGCATAAGGTATGAAAAGTAcctcttttatttgatttctgAAAATATGTGAAAATAATGATTACCTAAATCTTATATTGACAATGAAGAATAATTTACTTTTGAAGGAATTCCTTTATATCTGTGGCAGCATATTCTAGGTAGGAAAAGCCATGTACAGTGGATGACGATAGTAACAAGAGCTGTTTCTTGGACATTCTTATTAGATATTTCTGTTTTATTTACTCAACTCAATGAAATGAAACGAAAAAGGCAGGCAGTATATTACTGCCTAGATGTTCAGGTACTCTCGAATTCTTCAAAGAATCAGATATTTAGATAATCGATAATCTAATCATTTTTATCTGAATTGTTTGAACTAAGTTTGTGAAGTTtaaactttttggttatgtTTACTTTTTTGTTATGTTTTACAAACATTAGGTCTACGGAATGTTAGAACTATTTCTTCTGATTAGAGCAAAGAAAAGAAATCTGTGCAAGTACTGCAAACAGGAGCGACTAGAAAGAGCATTGAAATCCAACGTTGCCATGCCGTGCGAAATGTAAATTCACGAATGACATTTATGTCATAAGATATTGGCGCTGCATTCGCTATAATCAGCTGTTCCCCAAACAAAGTTTACTGGTTTTTGTTTATCAAAATGTGAAAATCAAACCAATTCATCAACTGAAAGCTCTTTCGTTAATTCTTGGCTGTATTGTAAGTATTATTCATCTTTTGGTTATATTTTGAGGAGTAAAAGATTAAGGTTAGTAACTGTTtgtttttaaaaaattttcagatctGGCAAAATGTTCTtcgaattttcaaatattcacaTGCAACACCCGATAGTGGAGGCACAGCCCTCTTAAGGCTTAAGAGGGCTGTGGTGGAGGTATTCTAGAGGGTGAGCAAGTGTTATATGCCAACCATCTGATTTTATGTGGAAAGAAAGCAGTTACAAATGATACAATAAACATTCTCTCTCAGGACTCAACAAACATCGACTCTGCAAGGACAACCCTATCAAATTGAGGGAATGTTATCTATAGTTGATGATCTGAAGATTGGAAAGATGAAATAGACATACAAAGCAGGTTTGTCTGGAATGTCCAAGCATATTTCAGCACTGCTCCTGTACTGTACGAGGTTGTATTTACTACAAAACAAAAGAGGCAAGTTATTGTGCCCTTGCAATTTAACTGATTCTGAAGTTAAATTTAGTATTTAGCTTTCTCTATGctgtttatttctattttaagaTGGATATTAACTCTATCAAGATGCTTTTATTCACTGATGTTGAATAGTTCTGGAAAAAATGAGGGAAAGTGGCTGAAagtaaaaatctttcaaaattttatgggaaaaacatattctgataattttttttgtgaaaactaTATGTATTCTAGTTTCAGGAGATgtggtgggcagcagtactGCTTAAGTTGTAGatacaaaaaaataacaaaaatatttgaaaaattgtggctgttgtaatatatttcataagttattttgtaatgaaataaaaaattgagctggattttttcttatttttcctggAGTTGTTATGACCATGTCCACCCTATGGCGCCGTCTTATTGTTGTATATATCATAATGTTCATGTAATTTAgttgtaataaattttcttgaaaaggtGTAGTTTTATTTAAAAGGTGTATTCACTATACATATAAATGGGAACTGTATAAAAATATCGGTACAAAATATTAACAGTATCAAAATATAACtagtgaaaaaataaacagcataaatataatgaatttaaaaatattaCAAGTACATGTCAGCTCTTAATTAATAATAACGTCCAAGCATTTTTGTCGTATCCTTAAGTCATTTTTGTGAAGCTCCTGATGCTGAAAGAGAAATTCCTTCACGAATACGAAAAAACTAACACTATCCCTGTTTCTTCggcctccacatccaacaacataACAAGATAATGGCACTTCCTGCTAAAATACTGTGCGACTTGCCCAATTTATTGAATACTTTAATTACCATTACAAACGTAAATCTAACACTGTTAGCGAAAGAATCACTAGGAATAACACCACTAActttaaaacaaaaataatgctaTTGCAATGTACTTATAATAACTAAAAGCAGAGTCTCTCTGTTAAAAGtgaaataatattcaaattatgtGTTATGTTCATAGAGAAAGGTTGTCTCTGGTTATGTTTACATACTTTGACGTCTATCAAGCTCTCTGTGCTGTCAATGTCAATCAAAAATTGCGCACAATGTGGCAACGTTGGATTTCAATGCTCTTTCTAGTCGCTCCTCTGCAAACTCACACACAATTTGACATTTACTTTACTTGACGTTCCTCTTTGACTTGACATTTGACATATATATATGTTTGCGCTTTGAGAGGTTAATCTATTTATATTTTGCATTTTGATAATCTTAACGCCAGTGTTGTATGCTTCGTTATAtcaaattgttttattttctcaaaGAAATAGAATTGGACGGAATTTATTGTTTCAAGAGATGATATAAAAAAGTTCAACAAGCATTATAAATATGGTATCCAGAACGTTGGGCGTATGTACATTAATTTCCCCTGCAATCTTGAGATTCATCGTTGAAAATGTCTAAAttacaaaaacgaaaaataacgtCAACTCTTTCTACTAAAAGTAAAGCGTTATCTACTTCTAAAAATAGGCCTAGCGTTTTTGAACGTTTAGGCACCAAAGCTAGTACTATTCATACTAAGGAGTATTGTCATCATTGGGCTCAGAACGGTACGTGCCCCTACGGCAAAAGTTGTAAATATTCAGTTACACATACTTTAACCAGTCCTTCCAAACAAAGAGCAGCAAAAACACAAAGCGAAAAGAGGAAGCATAGTAAGGATGCTCACAAGAGGCTACATCCTGGAGAACCCGATGAAGATTGGGACTGGAATGCTGAGCAATTAGAGGACGCCGACCCTGATGACCTAGAAAAGCGTAGAGCTGAATTACAAAGAGAATTAGAATTGCAGATGAAGATGGAAAAAGcaagaaaaaaagataaaaaaatcaaaaaagataGCAGCCCATCAACTGAAAGTTCCTCATCTTCAACGGAATCATCCTCTAGTAGTGATGACTCTTCTTCATCCTCCTCTTCAGCTGAAACTCGAAGaaagaaaattaataaaaagaaaactaaaagaGAAAGCTCAACATCCTCAGAGGAAAGGAAACACAAAAAGGCCAAAAAAGTTGCATTGAAACCCACTCATAATGATAAAGATAAAAAAGTAGCAGCAACTAAAGTGCCAAAAGTTACTTTAAAATCGCCAACTCCTGTACGTGTGCGCAAACAGTCACAAACTCCTCCACCTAAAACTAAAACTTTTGTACCATCAAAAGCTGCAACATCAGAAGTAAAATCTCCACAACTTCCCAACCGATCCATTGTAAAGGAAAAACATAGAACACCATCACCAAAGTTGAAGGACAAAGACAGGGAGAAAGAACGGGAAAAAGAAAGAGAGCGGGAGAAAGAACGTGAGAAGGAACGTGAAAAAGAGAAAGAAAGGGAAAAAGAGAAAGAAAGAGAGAAGGAGAAGCTAAGAGAACGTGAACGAGCTAAAGAGAAGGAAAGGGAAAAAGACTCAAAGAAGAAAGATAGATCTCCTAAACGGGACAATAGAGGTGAAACTCGAAGTAGCAAGGATGTGAGGAAAAGAGAGACACCAGAATCAGGTCATTCTAAAGACAGAAAAACATCGCCAAGTAAATCTAAAGGAAGTAATAGTGCTAGTGTTTCTAGAAGAGAACATCGAAGCCCTGTGTCTAAGGATGATCATAGAATTCCAAAGAAGGATGATAGAGATAGGTGAGTATTTTTATCCAAGATTGTTCAGAAAAAATTGAACTGATaattgaaaaatgattgtgTGATTTGAATTTTCGTTATAGAATGAGGCAGAAAGACCGCAGTGACCCAAAAAGTCGAAAAGATAGAAGAGATTCCCGAGAGAGAGAGCGGGAAAGAGAACGTGAAAGAGAACGGAGATTAGCTAGAGAGAAGGAAAGAGAAGAAGCATTAGCTAGATGCCAAGAAAGGCAGCGAGAACGTGAAAGACTGAAGAAGCTGGCAGCAAAAGAAGAGGAAGAAAGGAGGGCCAGAGAGAGGAGCCGTAGAGATGACCGCGGACTTGATAAACCAAATGATAGAGCTGATCGTCTCATTCCAATAACTAAAGAACGTATATCTCAATCTTCTAGAAAAGGTCATTCATCTGAGAGAGATAGGAGAGATCGTGATGGAAGACGCGAGCGAACCCCCAATGATAGTAGATTATTGCGAAAATCATCTTTGGATCGGCCAGAAAGACTTGATCGGGACTTGGACAGAAGAGATTATGAAAGAACATATACCCACTCGACTGAACGAAGTTATGAAAGAGGAAGGGAGCTTGAACATGATAGGGAAGCTGATTATGCTAGgcttcatgaagtagataggaGATTAGATGATAAGGACTATGGAAGTCCTTATGATCGAGCTAGACTAGAGGAGCGAAGATATTTAGAGATGGAAGAACATTACGAACCTCCAAGGGAAGATCATTTACCAAGAGATTATGTGGATGATCGTCGTTCTAGGAGAGAAATGTGGGATATTAGAGATGAAAGAGATTTAGAAAGGTAAGTTATTTTTTCTATGGGTATAGGCTCCTATTGAGGTTATATTGTGCCCCCTTTTGATGGCATCTGCGATCTGCCAAACAGTGAacctaaattgaaaaaaatttttcaaatgttcttTCTATCAAACTTTGTAGGGAAAGAGGTTTAGATCACCACCGATATGCTCGTGATGATAGGCATTCACCAACATTGAAAACTAGGGAATGGGATCCTGAGTATGCTGAATTAGAGTGGAGTAGAAGACAAGAATGGGAAGCAAGAGATAATTGGGATATTGATATGAAACATGCCACAGAAGAGGAATGGCGTCTCTACAATGCTAGCAGATCCATGGAGGCGTGGCCAGAAGAAAGGAGACGGTGGCCAGCAGCTGATTGGAGGGAATCAAGGGATCATTCAAGGCCTAGAAGTGTTGCATCTCACAGTAGGGAAGGCAAGTTTATAACAAATAATATAATTTaaagtgatttttttcttttatttcaggAGATTTAGATAGAAGAAAGGACCTTTTGAGAGCAGAACCTCATAGTAGAAGCGATACAGCTGCAAGAGCGGAAAGAAGTGAAAGGAATCATTCCCTTCCAAGAAGTGAAGCCTCACATGAAACTCAGTCTAAGAAAGATTCTTCCCATGACTCCCATGGACGCAATGAAACTTCAAAAACTGAACGTGATCATAAAGAATCAACAGAGAAGAAAGATGTAACAGATAAGAAAGATGTAACAGATAAGAAAGATCCAACAGATAAAAAAGATCCAATAGATAAGAAAGAACCAGTTGAAAAGAAAGAATCTGTACAGGTGAAGGAGCCTGAATCTGAGCCTAACTCTGAAGTTAAGGTGCATTCTGAGAGTGAAGAGAAAGATGCTTCGCTTAAGAGACCTGCAGAACAACCTCTTGAAAGTCCCACCGAAGCTAAGAAGATCTGCTTGGAGCCTGTTCTTGAAGACGATTTAAGTGAAATTAGTGATGATgctgatgaaattttgaatagaGTGGAGGTAAGTTTCAATTACTATGCAGGGTCTTTGTATCAGCTCTTGATTGGTGTCccatttttaatattaatactAGCAGACCGAATCATTAACATTGCtttaaatattgaatttaatGTTCTGAGCAGTTTTTTGCCCCTATCCTTTTTTGATTTCTCATTTTACTGACTTTATACATCTGTGTACATACAAGAGAAAGAAATAGTAACATTTGTTATTGGAATAACTTATCTATTGTGAATCTATATCGAACAATTGTCTGTTTGCACAGGAGGTTACTGAGGTGCCAGAAGAGGAAACTGCAGTCCCAGAAAACGCAGAAACGTCCTCTCCCAAAGAGCAAACTTCAGCAGCATCCCAAAAGTCTCAATCTCCCTCCCGCTCCCCAGCAAATCGATTATCCAAAGAGAACTCGATTGATGAGGAAAATATGGATTTGGACTTTGAAGAGATTTCAGAAGATGAATTGGAAGAAGAGTCCAGAGTGAAAGGAATTGGGGACGCTCTAGGGGTAGATTGGGCAAGTTTGGTAGCCGAGTCTCGTCCAAGGGTGAAGCCACTGAGTTCAGCCAAAAAAAGATGGGAAAGTCACAATGTTTTATATCACTTGGGAATTTCTGTCGAATTAGCAGGAGAAGATTTTGTCAAGGAAATCTTTAGGGAACATGAAGAAGCAGAATTGATAGAAAAGATGAAAATGAAGGTAGATAACGACGAGAAAAATGGTGTAACGGAAATGGATAATACATCAGTTGAAGTTAGAGATGAAGGAAATAAGGAAATATTAGTGACAGACCCTCTAGCAGAAATTCAAGTGGCCAACTTGGAGAAAATGAACTTGAGAAGGACACTTTTAACCAGTGTTGGACCATACAGAAGAGCTCTGTCAGCTAGAAGAGATTTGATGATAAGGAGAAATTTGTGTAATTTACCTGTTTCAGATACGTTTGTTGAAGCACCCAAGCGACATGATCCTGAATTATTTAAACTTGCAGTGAAGTTACTAGAACATGAGAAGGGTAGTGAAAAGGGTACTCTTTGAACTCCACCAAACGGACATTTTTATGGGTTGGTGGAGAAAAATTGTTATACTTCTTAGAAAATTTATGCATCATTGACATTTTCTGTAAATAAGTACCATTGTGTTAATAAAAAGTATTGACAAGGAGACCTTTATATATGTATAAGAGTTCATGAATATGAGTTCACAAAAATGGAATTTCATGAGGTCCCCTGTTTAATTGGAGTACATAATTAAGTTGTACCTCATCAAAATAAAAGCTTTCAAAAGAAAAGGTGtactttaattttgaaattc
The nucleotide sequence above comes from Coccinella septempunctata chromosome 4, icCocSept1.1, whole genome shotgun sequence. Encoded proteins:
- the LOC123311244 gene encoding zinc finger CCCH domain-containing protein 13-like isoform X1; this encodes MSKLQKRKITSTLSTKSKALSTSKNRPSVFERLGTKASTIHTKEYCHHWAQNGTCPYGKSCKYSVTHTLTSPSKQRAAKTQSEKRKHSKDAHKRLHPGEPDEDWDWNAEQLEDADPDDLEKRRAELQRELELQMKMEKARKKDKKIKKDSSPSTESSSSSTESSSSSDDSSSSSSSAETRRKKINKKKTKRESSTSSEERKHKKAKKVALKPTHNDKDKKVAATKVPKVTLKSPTPVRVRKQSQTPPPKTKTFVPSKAATSEVKSPQLPNRSIVKEKHRTPSPKLKDKDREKEREKEREREKEREKEREKEKEREKEKEREKEKLRERERAKEKEREKDSKKKDRSPKRDNRGETRSSKDVRKRETPESGHSKDRKTSPSKSKGSNSASVSRREHRSPVSKDDHRIPKKDDRDRMRQKDRSDPKSRKDRRDSRERERERERERERRLAREKEREEALARCQERQRERERLKKLAAKEEEERRARERSRRDDRGLDKPNDRADRLIPITKERISQSSRKGHSSERDRRDRDGRRERTPNDSRLLRKSSLDRPERLDRDLDRRDYERTYTHSTERSYERGRELEHDREADYARLHEVDRRLDDKDYGSPYDRARLEERRYLEMEEHYEPPREDHLPRDYVDDRRSRREMWDIRDERDLERERGLDHHRYARDDRHSPTLKTREWDPEYAELEWSRRQEWEARDNWDIDMKHATEEEWRLYNASRSMEAWPEERRRWPAADWRESRDHSRPRSVASHSREGDLDRRKDLLRAEPHSRSDTAARAERSERNHSLPRSEASHETQSKKDSSHDSHGRNETSKTERDHKESTEKKDVTDKKDVTDKKDPTDKKDPIDKKEPVEKKESVQVKEPESEPNSEVKVHSESEEKDASLKRPAEQPLESPTEAKKICLEPVLEDDLSEISDDADEILNRVEEVTEVPEEETAVPENAETSSPKEQTSAASQKSQSPSRSPANRLSKENSIDEENMDLDFEEISEDELEEESRVKGIGDALGVDWASLVAESRPRVKPLSSAKKRWESHNVLYHLGISVELAGEDFVKEIFREHEEAELIEKMKMKVDNDEKNGVTEMDNTSVEVRDEGNKEILVTDPLAEIQVANLEKMNLRRTLLTSVGPYRRALSARRDLMIRRNLCNLPVSDTFVEAPKRHDPELFKLAVKLLEHEKGSEKGTL
- the LOC123311244 gene encoding zinc finger CCCH domain-containing protein 13-like isoform X2; translated protein: MSKLQKRKITSTLSTKSKALSTSKNRPSVFERLGTKASTIHTKEYCHHWAQNGTCPYGKSCKYSVTHTLTSPSKQRAAKTQSEKRKHSKDAHKRLHPGEPDEDWDWNAEQLEDADPDDLEKRRAELQRELELQMKMEKARKKDKKIKKDSSPSTESSSSSTESSSSSDDSSSSSSSAETRRKKINKKKTKRESSTSSEERKHKKAKKVALKPTHNDKDKKVAATKVPKVTLKSPTPVRVRKQSQTPPPKTKTFVPSKAATSEVKSPQLPNRSIVKEKHRTPSPKLKDKDREKEREKEREREKEREKEREKEKEREKEKEREKEKLRERERAKEKEREKDSKKKDRSPKRDNRGETRSSKDVRKRETPESGHSKDRKTSPSKSKGSNSASVSRREHRSPVSKDDHRIPKKDDRDRMRQKDRSDPKSRKDRRDSRERERERERERERRLAREKEREEALARCQERQRERERLKKLAAKEEEERRARERSRRDDRGLDKPNDRADRLIPITKERISQSSRKGHSSERDRRDRDGRRERTPNDSRLLRKSSLDRPERLDRDLDRRDYERTYTHSTERSYERGRELEHDREADYARLHEVDRRLDDKDYGSPYDRARLEERRYLEMEEHYEPPREDHLPRDYVDDRRSRREMWDIRDERDLERERGLDHHRYARDDRHSPTLKTREWDPEYAELEWSRRQEWEARDNWDIDMKHATEEEWRLYNASRSMEAWPEERRRWPAADWRESRDHSRPRSVASHRDLDRRKDLLRAEPHSRSDTAARAERSERNHSLPRSEASHETQSKKDSSHDSHGRNETSKTERDHKESTEKKDVTDKKDVTDKKDPTDKKDPIDKKEPVEKKESVQVKEPESEPNSEVKVHSESEEKDASLKRPAEQPLESPTEAKKICLEPVLEDDLSEISDDADEILNRVEEVTEVPEEETAVPENAETSSPKEQTSAASQKSQSPSRSPANRLSKENSIDEENMDLDFEEISEDELEEESRVKGIGDALGVDWASLVAESRPRVKPLSSAKKRWESHNVLYHLGISVELAGEDFVKEIFREHEEAELIEKMKMKVDNDEKNGVTEMDNTSVEVRDEGNKEILVTDPLAEIQVANLEKMNLRRTLLTSVGPYRRALSARRDLMIRRNLCNLPVSDTFVEAPKRHDPELFKLAVKLLEHEKGSEKGTL
- the LOC123311302 gene encoding probable alpha-aspartyl dipeptidase, whose protein sequence is MSKKQLLLLSSSTVHGFSYLEYAATDIKEFLQKNQIKEVLFIPYALKDHGSYLEKVKNVFTKWGFNMTGIHESKNPFEAVKSAKSVFVGGGNTFLLLKTLYDHKLIDLIRSRVMNEGLIYMGTSAGTNIATKSIHTTNDMPIVYPPSFDALNLVPFNINPHYVDPEANSKHKGETREERILQFLETEHGEVVLGLREGSTLLIEGNKAVLKGLVGARLFVKGQKPQELEVGTDLSYLMDEKECLPECCPKKKVCK